One window of Oscillibacter hominis genomic DNA carries:
- a CDS encoding MATE family efflux transporter, with protein MDEKQEAKFIRMTQTPIPTLVCSMAAPCIISMLVTSFYNMADTFFVGMLNSNSATGAVGVVFSIMSIIQAVGFFCGHGSGNYVSREMGKQNIEEASRMAANGFVCALALGAVILTAGLLFLRPLAVLLGSTDTILPYAMSYMRIILIGAPHMCASLVLNNLLRFQGSAIYGMVGITAGAVLNILLDPLLIFTLDMGVSGAALATIISQLVSFLVLLFQCSRGGNLRISLRNVKLTPFYLKEIIRGGLPSLARQGLGGLSTVCLNWGAGPYGDAAIAAMGVVARVMQFANSALIGFGQGLQPVCGFNFGARLYRRVKESYWFCVKTSLGFLLAIAAVGLFFAPTVIGVFRDDPTVVAYGTTALRLQCLTLCVNSWVVMGNMVLQVVNRTVPATFLAMSRQGIFFIPAVLIFPAFWGMLGVQLAQPVSDVLSAVIAAVMMRGFLRELDGMDAAQ; from the coding sequence ATGGACGAGAAGCAGGAGGCAAAATTCATACGCATGACCCAGACGCCAATCCCCACCCTGGTCTGCTCCATGGCGGCGCCCTGCATCATCAGCATGCTGGTCACCTCCTTTTACAACATGGCGGACACTTTTTTTGTGGGCATGCTCAACAGCAACAGCGCCACAGGCGCCGTCGGCGTGGTGTTCTCCATCATGAGCATCATCCAGGCGGTGGGGTTTTTCTGCGGCCACGGCTCCGGCAACTATGTCTCCCGGGAAATGGGGAAGCAGAACATTGAGGAGGCCTCCCGCATGGCGGCCAACGGCTTTGTGTGCGCTTTGGCCCTGGGTGCCGTCATCCTGACGGCCGGCCTTTTGTTCCTGCGGCCCCTTGCGGTTTTGTTGGGCTCCACAGACACCATATTGCCCTATGCCATGAGCTACATGCGCATCATCCTCATCGGCGCGCCCCACATGTGCGCCTCCCTGGTGCTCAACAACCTCCTGCGCTTCCAGGGCAGCGCGATTTACGGCATGGTGGGCATCACCGCAGGAGCGGTGCTGAACATCCTGCTGGACCCACTGCTCATTTTTACTCTGGATATGGGCGTGTCCGGCGCGGCGCTGGCCACCATCATCAGCCAGCTGGTCAGCTTCCTTGTGCTGCTGTTCCAGTGCTCCCGGGGCGGCAACCTGCGCATTTCCCTCCGCAATGTCAAGCTGACGCCCTTTTACCTCAAGGAGATCATCCGGGGCGGGCTTCCCTCCCTGGCCCGGCAGGGGCTGGGAGGGCTCTCCACCGTGTGTCTCAACTGGGGGGCCGGCCCCTACGGCGACGCGGCCATCGCCGCAATGGGCGTGGTGGCCCGGGTGATGCAGTTCGCCAACTCCGCCCTCATCGGCTTCGGCCAGGGCCTCCAGCCGGTGTGCGGCTTCAACTTCGGCGCCAGGCTCTACCGCCGGGTGAAGGAGTCCTACTGGTTCTGCGTGAAAACCTCCCTTGGGTTTCTGCTGGCCATTGCGGCCGTTGGCCTCTTCTTTGCCCCCACGGTCATCGGGGTGTTCCGGGACGATCCCACCGTGGTGGCCTACGGTACCACGGCCCTGCGGCTCCAGTGTTTGACACTGTGCGTCAACAGCTGGGTGGTGATGGGGAACATGGTGCTCCAGGTGGTCAACCGCACTGTCCCGGCCACGTTCCTGGCCATGTCCCGGCAGGGGATTTTCTTCATCCCCGCGGTTTTGATTTTCCCCGCATTTTGGGGAATGTTGGGCGTGCAGCTGGCCCAGCCGGTGTCCGACGTGCTGTCGGCGGTCATTGCCGCCGTCATGATGCGCGGATTTCTGCGGGAGCTGGACGGAATGGACGCGGCCCAGTAA
- the glsA gene encoding glutaminase A — MEQAIDEAMRYARTFLPEGKVATYIPELAHGDPGQLGVCLITKDGTVYHDGDWQQEFTIQSISKTICLIFALQTAGYEKVFSKVGVEPTGDAFNSIVKLETKTLHPLNPMINAGAIATASCCMDLEDPFGAFMDLTRRLCGRESIQLNESVYLSEKKSGMRNRSMAYLMQSDNILECDAELALDLYFRMCSVSVTTEDLARYAVVLANDGVDPATGERLVENWIVRIVKTLMVTCGMYDGSGEFAMKVGIPAKSGVGGGIMASVEDRMGIAAFGPALDAKGNSVGAYRVLEYLSQALRLHYFAGKDL, encoded by the coding sequence ATTGAACAGGCCATTGACGAGGCCATGCGCTATGCCCGCACCTTCCTTCCCGAGGGGAAGGTGGCCACGTACATACCGGAGCTGGCCCACGGCGACCCCGGCCAGCTCGGCGTCTGCCTGATCACCAAAGACGGCACCGTCTACCACGATGGGGACTGGCAGCAGGAGTTCACCATCCAGAGCATTTCCAAGACCATATGCCTGATTTTTGCCCTCCAGACCGCAGGGTATGAAAAGGTGTTCAGCAAGGTGGGCGTGGAACCCACCGGCGACGCCTTCAACTCCATTGTGAAGCTGGAGACCAAGACGCTGCACCCGCTCAACCCCATGATCAATGCCGGGGCCATTGCCACGGCCAGCTGCTGCATGGATTTGGAGGACCCCTTCGGCGCCTTCATGGACCTGACGCGGCGGCTCTGCGGGCGGGAGAGTATCCAGCTCAATGAATCCGTATACCTTTCGGAGAAAAAATCCGGTATGCGCAACCGCTCCATGGCTTATCTCATGCAGAGCGACAACATCCTGGAGTGCGACGCGGAGCTGGCGCTGGACCTCTATTTCCGCATGTGCTCGGTCAGCGTCACCACGGAGGATCTGGCCCGATACGCGGTGGTGCTGGCCAACGACGGCGTCGACCCCGCCACGGGGGAGAGGCTGGTGGAGAACTGGATCGTCCGCATCGTCAAGACGCTGATGGTGACCTGCGGCATGTACGACGGCTCCGGTGAGTTTGCCATGAAGGTGGGCATCCCCGCAAAAAGCGGCGTGGGCGGCGGCATCATGGCATCGGTGGAGGACCGGATGGGCATTGCCGCTTTCGGCCCCGCCCTGGATGCCAAGGGCAACAGCGTGGGTGCCTACCGGGTGCTGGAATATCTGTCCCAGGCCCTGCGGCTGCACTATTTTGCGGGCAAGGACCTGTAG
- a CDS encoding copper amine oxidase N-terminal domain-containing protein gives MKKTVVSASLSLALAAVMGLSALAADAGLISPAAGNSADTAPERTYTIQVNGEDTGIQACVMVPLRAIAEKLGFQVTWSNGTVLVDNGVMHTTVTIGKDSYIVTTSNPDLVGMSAPFSLGAAPYVTDGVTYVPLGLFDALLGSKEGTIAVEGSKILIHTDSGSTELANPFTDCTTLKEAQDLAGFSITVPEASSACKETRIRVIKGSLIEVVYANGEEELCIRKGSGSGDVSGDYNFYAQTKSVTVDGLQVTMKGADGEIRLATWSSGGYTFAVSSSQGVSASEMTNFIQAVK, from the coding sequence ATGAAAAAAACAGTGGTTAGCGCATCTTTGTCCCTGGCCCTGGCAGCAGTGATGGGCCTCTCCGCCCTTGCGGCGGACGCCGGCCTGATCTCGCCCGCCGCCGGCAATTCAGCCGACACGGCGCCTGAACGCACCTACACCATCCAGGTCAACGGGGAGGACACCGGCATCCAGGCCTGCGTGATGGTTCCCCTGAGGGCCATTGCAGAGAAACTGGGGTTCCAGGTCACCTGGAGCAACGGCACCGTCCTGGTGGACAACGGAGTGATGCACACCACGGTGACCATCGGCAAGGACAGTTACATTGTCACCACCAGCAACCCCGACTTGGTGGGCATGAGCGCCCCCTTCTCCCTGGGCGCCGCCCCCTATGTGACGGACGGCGTCACCTATGTGCCCCTTGGCCTGTTTGACGCCCTCCTGGGCAGCAAAGAGGGAACCATCGCCGTTGAGGGCAGCAAAATCCTCATTCATACCGACTCCGGCAGCACGGAGCTTGCCAACCCCTTTACCGACTGCACCACGCTGAAAGAGGCCCAGGACCTGGCCGGTTTCTCCATCACTGTCCCTGAGGCCTCTTCCGCCTGCAAGGAAACCCGGATCCGCGTCATCAAGGGCTCCCTCATTGAGGTGGTCTACGCCAATGGGGAAGAGGAGCTGTGCATCCGCAAAGGCAGCGGCAGCGGTGACGTCAGCGGCGACTACAATTTCTACGCGCAGACCAAGTCCGTCACGGTGGATGGCCTTCAGGTGACCATGAAGGGCGCTGACGGTGAAATTCGCCTTGCAACCTGGAGCAGCGGAGGGTATACTTTTGCTGTAAGCTCCAGCCAGGGCGTCTCTGCAAGTGAGATGACCAATTTCATCCAGGCTGTGAAGTAA
- a CDS encoding gluzincin family metallopeptidase, with the protein MTTLTTREALERAKDLLRQSRMYDHIIDLMKWDRITYMPSTGRAYRANTSVYFSDKRVELFSTKECHELADKFRSLDASDYETDLERAVARRFLFNFNNANGTPAELQSEITRVQFENDAAWLEARRQNDYSIWKPVLKKYFDLKYKAAQIADPNKHPLQVLMNFYDEDLTVDECSRLLGELKTEMSKLMFKVLPASRDVDDSILNIFYHREKDIDELSAYACHRFGYTADKASFAKVVHGWSAMLSPRDSRVTVSKSDTGIDNFFTYIHEMGHSLYSLGSNDEVVEAGVWGGMKGSAHESQSRFYENIIGRSPEYWEFFFPFFQERFPELRSWNAKDFFKTLIKVNPQFKRTSADELTYNLHPVIRFELERDLFEGKLSFDRLSEAWNDKYEESLGIRPTNDLEGCLQDIHWTEDFGKFQSYAMGNIFDGQLLQGVLRDIPDFHAQVASGRFEDIHNWMHDKVHQFGFTYPTMAVMERASGEKITSKYYIDYMKNKYYSIYGLTD; encoded by the coding sequence ATGACGACACTGACCACCCGGGAGGCGCTGGAGCGCGCCAAGGACCTTCTGCGCCAGAGCAGGATGTATGACCACATCATTGACCTGATGAAGTGGGACAGGATTACATACATGCCCAGCACTGGCCGGGCCTACCGAGCGAATACCAGCGTGTATTTTTCCGACAAGCGGGTTGAGCTGTTTTCCACAAAGGAGTGCCATGAACTGGCGGATAAATTCCGCTCCCTGGATGCCTCCGACTATGAGACAGACTTGGAGCGGGCCGTCGCCCGCCGGTTCCTCTTCAACTTCAACAACGCCAACGGCACCCCGGCGGAGCTGCAGTCGGAGATCACACGGGTGCAGTTTGAAAACGACGCAGCCTGGCTGGAGGCCCGCCGCCAGAACGATTACTCCATCTGGAAGCCGGTGCTGAAGAAATATTTTGATCTCAAGTACAAGGCCGCGCAGATCGCCGACCCCAACAAGCACCCCCTCCAGGTCCTGATGAACTTCTATGACGAGGACCTGACCGTGGACGAGTGCAGCCGCCTTTTAGGAGAGCTGAAGACGGAAATGAGCAAGCTTATGTTCAAGGTGCTCCCCGCCTCCCGCGACGTGGACGACTCCATCCTCAACATCTTCTATCACCGGGAAAAGGACATCGACGAACTCAGCGCCTACGCCTGCCACCGCTTCGGCTACACCGCCGACAAGGCCTCCTTCGCCAAGGTGGTGCACGGCTGGTCCGCCATGCTCAGCCCCCGGGACTCCCGGGTGACCGTCAGCAAGTCCGACACGGGCATCGACAATTTCTTCACCTACATCCATGAGATGGGCCACTCCCTCTACAGCCTGGGTTCCAACGACGAGGTGGTGGAGGCCGGCGTCTGGGGCGGCATGAAGGGCAGCGCCCACGAGTCCCAGTCCCGCTTCTATGAAAACATCATCGGCCGCTCCCCCGAGTACTGGGAGTTCTTCTTCCCCTTCTTCCAGGAGCGCTTCCCGGAGCTGCGCAGCTGGAATGCCAAGGATTTCTTCAAGACCCTCATTAAGGTCAATCCCCAGTTCAAGCGCACCAGCGCCGACGAGCTGACCTACAACCTCCACCCCGTTATCCGCTTTGAGCTGGAGCGTGACCTCTTCGAGGGCAAGCTGAGCTTCGACCGCCTGAGCGAGGCCTGGAACGACAAGTATGAGGAGTCCCTGGGCATCCGTCCCACCAACGACCTGGAGGGCTGCCTCCAGGATATCCACTGGACCGAGGACTTCGGCAAGTTCCAGTCCTACGCCATGGGCAATATCTTTGACGGCCAGCTGCTCCAGGGCGTGCTGCGGGACATCCCCGACTTCCATGCCCAGGTGGCCAGCGGCCGGTTCGAGGACATCCACAACTGGATGCACGACAAGGTCCACCAGTTCGGCTTCACCTATCCCACCATGGCGGTGATGGAGCGGGCCTCCGGCGAGAAGATCACCAGCAAGTACTACATCGACTACATGAAGAACAAGTACTATTCCATCTACGGCCTCACGGATTAA
- a CDS encoding alanine/glycine:cation symporter family protein codes for MEAFLNSVTKALVSIDDFLYYPVLIIVLLAAGLYFSFKTRFVQLRMFGESIRVVSEKPSKEGAISSFQALMVSTASRVGTGNIVGVSTAICLGGFGAAFWMWIIALIGGASAFIESTLAQIYKRRNPETGDSYGGPAYYIETALHNRALAVVFAVSLILTYAGGFNMLASYNLQDTFKAYGFYNPSVTPWIIGVILAILVGWCVMGGGRNIVKVTSTLVPIMGLLYVAVSLIIIVFHIKLVPAVFVQIFQQAFDFQAIFGGIAGSCMMYGIKRGLYSNEAGVGSAPNAAAAADVSHPVKQGLVQMLSVFIDTLLICTATALMCMCSGVTPTADIAGAPYVQQSISTVFGGFGPVFVTIAMVLFAFTTLLGNLYYVDNCLAFINRKMPSRAFMTFFRVLCAAVILLGAGLSMDAAWAIADILMAVMCLINLPACVALGGVAIRACKDYEKQKAEEKNPVFRAKDIGLDDSNLEYWK; via the coding sequence ATGGAAGCATTTTTGAACTCCGTAACCAAAGCCCTGGTATCCATTGACGACTTTTTGTACTATCCCGTCCTGATCATTGTCCTGCTGGCGGCAGGCCTTTATTTCTCCTTTAAGACCCGCTTTGTCCAGCTGCGCATGTTCGGCGAGTCCATCCGCGTGGTGTCGGAGAAGCCCTCCAAGGAGGGAGCCATCTCCTCCTTCCAGGCGCTGATGGTCTCCACCGCTTCCCGGGTGGGCACCGGCAACATCGTGGGCGTGTCCACCGCCATCTGCCTGGGCGGGTTCGGCGCGGCCTTCTGGATGTGGATCATCGCCCTCATCGGCGGCGCATCCGCCTTTATTGAGAGCACCCTGGCCCAGATTTACAAGCGCCGCAACCCCGAGACCGGCGACAGCTACGGCGGCCCCGCCTACTACATAGAGACCGCCCTGCACAACCGCGCCCTGGCGGTGGTGTTTGCCGTCTCGCTGATCCTGACTTATGCAGGCGGCTTCAACATGCTGGCCTCCTACAACCTTCAGGACACCTTTAAGGCCTACGGCTTCTACAATCCCTCTGTCACCCCCTGGATCATCGGCGTCATCCTTGCGATCCTGGTGGGCTGGTGTGTCATGGGCGGCGGCCGGAACATCGTGAAGGTCACCAGCACCCTGGTGCCCATCATGGGCCTTTTGTACGTGGCCGTATCCCTGATCATCATTGTATTCCACATCAAGCTGGTTCCCGCCGTCTTTGTCCAGATTTTCCAGCAGGCCTTTGACTTCCAGGCCATCTTCGGCGGCATCGCAGGCTCCTGCATGATGTACGGCATCAAGCGGGGCCTCTATTCCAACGAGGCGGGCGTGGGCTCCGCCCCCAACGCCGCCGCGGCCGCCGACGTGTCCCACCCGGTGAAGCAGGGCCTGGTCCAGATGCTCTCCGTATTCATCGACACCCTGCTCATCTGCACCGCCACGGCCCTGATGTGCATGTGCTCCGGCGTGACCCCCACCGCGGACATCGCCGGCGCCCCCTATGTGCAGCAGTCCATTTCCACCGTGTTCGGCGGCTTTGGCCCCGTGTTCGTCACCATCGCCATGGTGCTCTTCGCCTTCACCACGCTGCTCGGCAACCTCTACTATGTGGACAACTGCCTTGCCTTCATAAACCGCAAGATGCCCTCCAGGGCTTTCATGACCTTCTTCCGGGTGCTGTGCGCCGCGGTGATCCTCCTGGGCGCCGGGCTGAGCATGGACGCCGCATGGGCCATTGCCGACATCCTCATGGCCGTGATGTGCCTCATCAACCTGCCCGCCTGTGTGGCGCTGGGCGGCGTGGCCATCCGGGCCTGCAAAGACTATGAAAAGCAGAAAGCGGAGGAAAAGAACCCCGTCTTCCGCGCCAAGGACATCGGCTTGGACGACTCCAACCTGGAATATTGGAAATAA
- a CDS encoding RNA polymerase sigma factor, which produces MVEVCLTRRWPGAARLDRALSLISRCSRALFLSEDLDSSREGASAEEGVNQRAERILTDHGNSILRLAYSYLHNKSDAEEVLQDTLIQFLKTAPVFENQRHEKAWLMRVCSNLSKNRIDYNKVRGADELNEELAAQNREDLSFVWDAVKQLPVPYREVIHLFYQEGYPTVQIAEILKRKESTVRSDLRRGRAKLKQVLKEAYDFDGTV; this is translated from the coding sequence ATGGTGGAAGTCTGTCTGACCCGGCGCTGGCCCGGCGCCGCCCGTTTGGATCGTGCGCTCTCCCTCATAAGCCGCTGTTCACGGGCGCTGTTCCTGTCGGAAGACCTGGATTCTTCCCGGGAAGGGGCGTCTGCGGAGGAGGGGGTCAACCAGCGGGCGGAGCGGATTCTGACCGACCACGGAAACAGCATCCTGCGCCTTGCCTACTCCTATCTCCACAACAAAAGCGACGCGGAAGAGGTGCTCCAGGATACGCTGATCCAATTTTTGAAAACAGCCCCGGTTTTTGAGAACCAGCGCCACGAGAAGGCCTGGCTCATGCGGGTCTGCTCCAATCTGAGCAAAAACCGGATTGACTACAACAAGGTGCGCGGCGCGGATGAGCTGAACGAGGAACTGGCGGCGCAGAACAGGGAGGACCTGTCCTTTGTCTGGGACGCGGTCAAGCAGCTGCCGGTCCCATACCGGGAGGTCATCCACCTTTTTTATCAGGAGGGATACCCCACGGTGCAGATTGCGGAAATCCTGAAGCGAAAGGAATCCACCGTCCGCTCGGACCTTCGCCGGGGGCGGGCGAAGCTGAAGCAAGTTTTGAAGGAGGCGTATGACTTCGATGGGACAGTATGA
- a CDS encoding LysR family transcriptional regulator, whose amino-acid sequence MNVKHLEFFCAVAQYGSINKAAQALYISQPHLSHIIRDLEEDVGFALLERSKQGVSLTPEGQRFLEHARVILQEMENLKQFSRRPQPDKDRLSVSMTKFSHTMESFNDVCVRNQQTQRFSYSLNEGTAIDVVDDVCGGVADVGVIHVAQHAQERLLSMLKEKNLEFQPLADLTPHIVISRNHQLVRQGAPVTLESLRDYGFVRYFGQYEDFIYNISTDSRQLDLNGSPKIIYVYGRAALLHLIAHSNFYTIGIQSFLTQDSMYQIISVPIENCTERLTFGLITRKGGELTQSEREFIDDVTARYRKIQAMET is encoded by the coding sequence TTGAATGTCAAACACCTGGAGTTTTTCTGTGCCGTGGCGCAGTACGGGTCCATCAACAAAGCCGCCCAGGCGCTGTATATCTCCCAGCCTCATCTGAGCCACATCATCCGGGATCTGGAGGAGGATGTGGGCTTTGCCCTGTTGGAGCGGTCCAAGCAGGGCGTGTCGCTGACGCCGGAGGGCCAGCGGTTTTTGGAGCACGCCAGGGTGATTTTGCAGGAGATGGAGAACCTTAAGCAGTTTTCCCGGCGGCCGCAGCCCGACAAGGACCGGCTCAGCGTGTCCATGACTAAGTTCTCCCACACCATGGAGAGCTTCAACGACGTATGCGTACGCAACCAGCAGACCCAGCGCTTCTCCTACAGCCTGAACGAGGGAACCGCCATCGACGTGGTGGACGACGTGTGCGGCGGCGTGGCGGATGTGGGCGTCATCCATGTGGCCCAGCATGCGCAGGAGAGGCTGCTCTCCATGCTGAAGGAGAAAAACCTTGAGTTTCAGCCCCTGGCGGACTTGACGCCCCACATCGTCATCTCCCGCAACCACCAGCTGGTACGCCAGGGCGCGCCGGTGACGCTGGAGTCGCTGCGGGACTATGGCTTTGTGCGCTACTTCGGCCAGTACGAGGATTTTATCTACAATATCTCCACCGACAGCCGGCAGTTGGACCTCAACGGTTCACCGAAGATCATCTATGTCTACGGCCGGGCGGCGCTGCTACATCTGATCGCCCACAGCAACTTCTACACCATCGGCATCCAGAGCTTTCTGACGCAGGACTCCATGTATCAAATCATCTCCGTACCCATTGAAAACTGCACCGAGCGGTTGACGTTTGGCCTGATCACCCGCAAGGGCGGGGAGCTGACGCAGTCGGAGCGGGAGTTCATCGATGATGTCACTGCCCGGTATCGGAAGATACAGGCCATGGAGACATAA
- a CDS encoding AEC family transporter — protein MNAFTLALNAVLPMVLLIALGYVLKRTGYLSAEFFNKANQLCFQILLPVSLFNSSRSSQFSSGDTEAIVFGLSATAAVFLAAFFLVPRFEPDNRRRPVWIQAMYRGNFVIYGMSVCVRLLGEECSSLTAILAGFLVPLYNFLAAVALEYFVSQEGGSRTPLLKTLPRVFKNPLLIGPLLGLLCNFLGLHFPTAIDTAFNDLGKIATPFALIALGGKFDFTYARKYLGQVALGNLLRQAVIPAVMTALAAALGFRGYQLGVIMCMFCTPMAVSAFAMSRMMGADDKLASSLIVTTTCVSCLSIFVGAVTLTHLGLI, from the coding sequence ATGAACGCTTTTACCCTGGCGCTGAACGCCGTTTTGCCAATGGTCCTGCTGATCGCGCTTGGATATGTGCTCAAGCGGACCGGGTATCTATCGGCGGAGTTTTTCAACAAGGCCAACCAGCTGTGCTTTCAGATCCTGCTGCCGGTCAGCCTTTTCAACTCCAGCCGGTCCAGCCAGTTTTCCTCCGGCGACACGGAGGCCATCGTATTCGGCCTGAGCGCCACGGCGGCAGTGTTCCTTGCCGCTTTTTTCCTGGTCCCCCGCTTTGAGCCGGACAACCGCCGCCGGCCGGTCTGGATTCAGGCCATGTACCGGGGCAATTTCGTCATCTACGGCATGTCTGTCTGCGTCCGCCTGCTGGGGGAGGAGTGCTCTTCGCTGACGGCCATTCTGGCCGGGTTTTTGGTGCCGCTCTACAACTTCCTGGCGGCGGTGGCGCTGGAGTACTTTGTGAGCCAGGAGGGCGGCAGCCGGACGCCGCTGCTCAAGACCCTGCCCCGGGTGTTCAAAAACCCCCTGCTCATCGGGCCGCTGCTGGGCCTTTTGTGCAACTTCCTTGGCCTGCATTTCCCCACGGCCATCGACACGGCGTTCAACGACTTGGGGAAGATCGCCACGCCCTTCGCCCTCATCGCCCTGGGCGGTAAGTTCGACTTCACCTATGCCCGCAAGTACCTGGGGCAGGTGGCCCTGGGCAACCTGCTGCGTCAGGCGGTGATCCCCGCCGTGATGACGGCCCTTGCTGCGGCACTGGGGTTCCGGGGCTATCAGTTGGGCGTCATCATGTGCATGTTCTGCACGCCCATGGCCGTGTCCGCCTTTGCCATGAGCCGGATGATGGGTGCCGACGACAAACTGGCCAGCTCCCTGATCGTGACCACCACCTGCGTTTCCTGCCTGTCCATTTTCGTGGGGGCGGTTACGCTGACCCACCTGGGGCTGATCTGA
- the prfB gene encoding peptide chain release factor 2, which translates to MIEYDEYKQKLTALGPVITDLSAALDLDGARAEIARLEEETAQDGFWNDLERSQKVQQRLKQLKNKVGRQEKLIGEWEDLKTLVEMALEEDDESLLPELTDGYAKLETKVEEARLETLLSGEYDSNNAILTLHAGAGGTEAQDWTEMLYRMYTRWAERHGFSYQTLDYEAGDEAGIKSATISIEGENAYGFLKSENGVHRLVRVSPFDANSRRQTSFSAVEVMPEIPDDNTIEIRPEEIEMQVFRSSGAGGQHVNKTSSAVRLIHIPTGVVVACQTERSQFQNRDNCMKMLRAKLMELKAQQHAEKISDIKGVQMKIEWGSQIRSYVFMPYTLAKDTRTGYEMGNINAVMDGDIDGFINAYLTAQATGELKK; encoded by the coding sequence ATGATCGAATACGACGAATATAAACAAAAACTCACCGCTTTGGGCCCGGTCATCACTGACCTGTCCGCGGCGCTGGATCTGGACGGCGCCCGCGCCGAGATCGCCAGACTGGAGGAGGAGACGGCCCAGGACGGCTTCTGGAACGACCTGGAGCGCTCCCAAAAGGTGCAGCAGCGGCTCAAGCAGCTCAAGAACAAAGTGGGGCGCCAGGAAAAGCTCATCGGCGAGTGGGAGGACTTGAAAACCCTGGTGGAAATGGCTTTGGAGGAGGACGACGAGTCCCTTCTTCCCGAGCTGACCGACGGCTACGCCAAGCTGGAGACCAAGGTAGAGGAAGCCCGGCTGGAGACGCTGCTCTCCGGCGAATACGACTCCAACAACGCCATCTTGACCCTTCACGCGGGCGCGGGCGGCACCGAGGCCCAGGACTGGACGGAGATGCTCTACCGCATGTACACCCGCTGGGCCGAGCGCCACGGCTTCTCCTACCAGACGCTGGACTACGAGGCCGGGGACGAGGCGGGCATCAAGTCCGCCACCATCTCCATCGAGGGGGAGAATGCCTACGGCTTTTTGAAGAGCGAAAACGGCGTCCACCGGCTGGTCCGCGTGTCCCCGTTCGACGCCAACTCCCGCCGCCAGACCTCCTTTTCCGCGGTGGAGGTCATGCCGGAAATCCCCGATGACAACACCATTGAAATCCGGCCCGAGGAAATTGAGATGCAGGTCTTCCGCTCCTCCGGCGCAGGCGGCCAGCACGTGAACAAGACCTCCTCCGCCGTGCGGCTGATCCACATCCCCACCGGCGTGGTGGTGGCCTGCCAGACGGAGCGCAGCCAGTTCCAGAACCGGGACAACTGCATGAAAATGCTCCGCGCCAAGCTGATGGAGCTCAAGGCCCAGCAGCACGCGGAGAAGATCTCCGACATCAAGGGCGTGCAGATGAAGATCGAGTGGGGCAGCCAGATCCGTTCCTATGTGTTCATGCCCTACACCTTGGCCAAGGACACCCGCACGGGCTATGAGATGGGCAACATCAACGCGGTGATGGACGGCGACATCGACGGCTTCATCAACGCCTACCTGACCGCCCAGGCCACCGGCGAACTGAAAAAGTAG